Within the Calorimonas adulescens genome, the region GATGCTGACAGGATTAGAGAGATAGCTGAAGAAAAGGGGATAGACCTGAACAACTACAAGATAGTTGATATAAAAGATAAAAATGAAGCCGCTCGAGAAGCTGTGAGAATAGTATCTACAGGACAGGCTGACATGCTTATGAAGGGTATAATAGGTACAGCAGACTTTTTGAGGGCTGTTCTTGATAAAGAGATTGGCTTGAGGACAGGCAGGGTACTTAGCCATGTGGCTGTGTTTGAGATACCAGGTTTTGACAGACTGATGCTCTTGACTGACGTAGCCATGGTTATAGCGCCGGACCTGAAGACAAAGATAGATATCATACAGAATGCTGCAGAGGTGGCAGAAAAGATTGGCATAGCAAAGCCAAAGGTTGCGGCACTGGCCGCAGTTGAGGTGGTAAATCCTGACATGCCATCTACCTTAGATGCTGCTGCACTTGCCAAGATGTCTGACAGGGGACAGTTAAAGGACATCATCGTGGATGGGCCACTAGCACTCGACAATGCAGTTTCTCTTGAGGCAGCCAGGCACAAGGGCATTACCAGTGAGGTAGCGGGTATGGCTGATATTCTTCTTGCACCAGATATAGAAGCAGGTAATGTGCTATACAAGGCTATAACATATTTTGCTGGAGGGATGGTTTCTGGGATTGTGATGGGGGCTAAGGCACCCATAATACTTACCTCCAGGTCAGACAGCGATGAGGCAAAGTTAAATTCAATTGCACTGGCAACCCTGGTTTCTTCAAAATAGTATTCAAACCCAATGATGATTATACTGTAAGAAGTCTATGAAGAATGATAGCAAGCATCAAATACGACTTTAAAGAGAGTCTATGATACTCTTGAATTCGTGGCAAGTGTAGCTGGGGCATCTGGCATGGACGCCAGATGAGCCGACCTGAGGCAAGGACGCCGAATGGAGGTGTACCCGGCGGAACGCAGCCACGAATTATTAGAGTATCAGGACGAACGATCAGGGGCATGGATGCTGCTATCATTCGCAGAATGCCTTCTTACATCAGAATCAATACGGGTTTGATATAAATTTATCACAGGGGGTATTTATGAATGGAACTTTTCAGCTATATGCAAAAGTATGACTATGAGCAGGTGGTTTTCTGCCATGACAAGGCATCAGGGCTGAAGGCAATTATTGCTATCCATGACACCACACTGGGGCCTGCGTTGGGTGGCTGCAGGATGTGGACCTATTCCTGTGAAGATGATGCCATAATGGATGCCTTGAGGCTTGCAAAGGGCATGACATACAAGAATGCTGCTGCCGGGCTCAATCTCGGTGGTGCAAAGACAGTTGTGATAGGTGACCCCAAAAAGGATAAATCTGAAGCACTCTTCCGGGCACTTGGAAGGTTCATTCAGACATTAAATGGCAGGTATATAACCGCTGAGGATGTAGGCACCAATGTAAGGGATATGGAGTATATAAGGATGGAAACCAAATATGTTGCAGGTCTTGGTGAAGGCAGCGGCGACCCATCCCCATTTACTGCACTGGGTGTGTTTCAGGGGATAAAGGCTGCCTGCAAAGAGGTGTATGGTAGCGACGATCTCACAGGAAGGAAGGTTGCCATACAGGGGATAGGAAACGTAGGGTATAATCTTGCCAAGCTTTTGAAAGAGGCTGGTG harbors:
- the ptb gene encoding phosphate butyryltransferase → MRSFNDILETLKGTEKRVISVACAQDDDVLLAVESARERDIADAVLVGDADRIREIAEEKGIDLNNYKIVDIKDKNEAAREAVRIVSTGQADMLMKGIIGTADFLRAVLDKEIGLRTGRVLSHVAVFEIPGFDRLMLLTDVAMVIAPDLKTKIDIIQNAAEVAEKIGIAKPKVAALAAVEVVNPDMPSTLDAAALAKMSDRGQLKDIIVDGPLALDNAVSLEAARHKGITSEVAGMADILLAPDIEAGNVLYKAITYFAGGMVSGIVMGAKAPIILTSRSDSDEAKLNSIALATLVSSK
- a CDS encoding Glu/Leu/Phe/Val family dehydrogenase, whose translation is MELFSYMQKYDYEQVVFCHDKASGLKAIIAIHDTTLGPALGGCRMWTYSCEDDAIMDALRLAKGMTYKNAAAGLNLGGAKTVVIGDPKKDKSEALFRALGRFIQTLNGRYITAEDVGTNVRDMEYIRMETKYVAGLGEGSGDPSPFTALGVFQGIKAACKEVYGSDDLTGRKVAIQGIGNVGYNLAKLLKEAGAELIVTDIFEDNVRRAVEELGAKAVKADKIFEVECDIFAPCALGAVINDDTIDRLKCKIVGGSANNQLKEDKHGDMLQQRGILYVPDYIINAGGVINVAAEFEPGGYRKDKATRKVEALYDAVVDVIEISKRENIPTYKAADRLVENRINVIANVRNNYIR